A stretch of DNA from Brevibacterium sp. CBA3109:
GCTGCTTCCACATTGGACGGGTTTCCTACGCGGGCGGAGATGGCAGCGGAATATCTGCGTGCCTCGGGGCGCAGCGGGCAGGCTCTGGGATTCTGGCATGTGCTGGGAGTGTGGAAGGTCGCCATCATCGCTGAGGGGGTCTATCGCAGGGTCCTCGACGAACCTGAGAACGCCGCCGGGGTCACCCTCACCCCGGAGAACATCCAGGCGCTGGTCGACCATGGCTGGGATGTTGCCAAGGAGAACGGGCTGGTGACATGAAATCGTCAGTTGGCCAGAGCTCCGAAGGCGGATTGTAAGATGGGCTGATCATGACGAAGACCGAAGACCAGGGTGAAGACCTCCCGACACTCGTGGATGCCGCTTTGCTGCGCGATCTGCCCTCGACTGCCAGGGGAGTGCGCACACGAGCCTCCCTGGTAGCCGCTGCTCGCGCCGTCTTCGAAAGAGACGGGTTCATCGATTCCCGGCTGACGGACATCACCAAGGAAGCCCAGTGCTCCACTGGCACCTTCTATACCTATTTCGACAGCAAGGAAGAGGCCTTCACTGCAGTTCTGCAGGAAGCCCAAGACGATATGCTCCATCCCGGACCTCCGGATGGCAATAACGAGGATCGCACTGTCGTCGAGTCACTCGACGCCGGAAATCGAGCGTATATCGAATCGTACAAGCGCAATGCGAAGCTGATGCTCCTGCTGGAGCAGGTTGCGGCGATCGACCCGAAGTTTCGCCGGCTCCGGCTCAAACGGGGGCGAGCTTTCGCTGAGCGCAACTGCCGATGGATTACGAAGCTCCAAGAAGGAGGCTTCGCTGATCCCGATCTCGACCCGGA
This window harbors:
- a CDS encoding TetR/AcrR family transcriptional regulator is translated as MTKTEDQGEDLPTLVDAALLRDLPSTARGVRTRASLVAAARAVFERDGFIDSRLTDITKEAQCSTGTFYTYFDSKEEAFTAVLQEAQDDMLHPGPPDGNNEDRTVVESLDAGNRAYIESYKRNAKLMLLLEQVAAIDPKFRRLRLKRGRAFAERNCRWITKLQEGGFADPDLDPDMSARALSAMVGRMAYHKYALEESGWGSDDLLIENATKLWVNALGIPGDGSRRGPSAQGLRH